In the genome of Leptolyngbya subtilissima AS-A7, one region contains:
- a CDS encoding NAD(P)/FAD-dependent oxidoreductase, translated as MQTFDWIVVGNGLVGAAVSYELARQGLSVLLIDRALEPGNATRYSYGGIPYWSGSTTLTQQLCQEGIAKQRQLSEELDADTQFRELDLVLTLSADGDPEAAATAYAHCATPPRFVSATEAQELEPLLNRDAIAGAFTVRHGHVSPVALVSAYNQAFQRLGGTRMIAAVVDVVRIKDRVTGVLTAEQACPAKNVLVAAGAFSRSLLHQAQVKIPLYYTHAELIETPPLDLRLRALIMPAQTQRFTLEAKASQPDTDAKWDEPGHEVTPAILDSGAIQFLDGHVCLGQISRTLTDLEADLDEVESDRTMRSAMAAQIPTLADVPGTWRRCRVSFSRDGLPLVGAVPGVAGLHVMAGFSAPFVYLPPVAQRFAQAVVGEADPAIAAMALDRFS; from the coding sequence ATGCAAACCTTTGACTGGATTGTGGTCGGCAACGGTCTGGTGGGGGCAGCGGTCAGCTACGAACTGGCTCGTCAGGGGCTGTCTGTCCTGCTGATCGATCGCGCTCTAGAGCCTGGCAACGCCACCCGCTACAGCTACGGCGGCATTCCCTACTGGTCGGGCAGCACAACCCTCACCCAGCAGCTCTGCCAGGAGGGCATTGCCAAGCAGCGCCAGCTCAGCGAAGAACTAGATGCCGACACCCAGTTCCGCGAGCTGGATCTGGTGCTGACCCTATCGGCAGACGGCGACCCTGAGGCCGCCGCCACAGCCTATGCCCATTGCGCGACGCCGCCTCGGTTTGTGTCGGCCACCGAGGCCCAGGAGCTGGAACCGCTACTGAATCGGGATGCGATCGCTGGAGCCTTTACCGTGCGCCACGGTCATGTTTCCCCAGTGGCCCTAGTCAGCGCCTACAACCAGGCCTTTCAGCGCCTAGGCGGCACCCGGATGATTGCAGCTGTGGTAGACGTGGTGCGGATCAAAGATCGCGTCACGGGCGTGTTAACCGCCGAGCAGGCCTGCCCCGCCAAGAATGTCTTGGTCGCGGCAGGGGCCTTTAGCCGTTCGCTGCTGCACCAGGCCCAAGTAAAAATTCCGCTCTACTACACCCACGCTGAGCTGATTGAGACGCCGCCGCTCGATCTCCGGCTGCGGGCGCTAATTATGCCCGCCCAGACCCAGCGCTTTACTCTAGAAGCCAAAGCGAGTCAGCCGGACACCGACGCAAAATGGGATGAGCCGGGTCATGAGGTAACTCCTGCCATTCTCGACAGCGGGGCGATTCAGTTTTTAGACGGCCATGTCTGCCTGGGCCAGATTAGCCGCACGCTGACGGATCTGGAAGCAGATTTGGATGAAGTGGAGAGCGATCGCACCATGCGATCCGCTATGGCGGCTCAAATTCCTACCCTGGCCGATGTGCCGGGCACCTGGCGGCGCTGCCGAGTCAGCTTTAGCCGCGACGGGCTACCGCTAGTAGGAGCCGTACCTGGGGTTGCGGGACTACACGTGATGGCTGGGTTTAGCGCTCCTTTTGTGTATCTGCCGCCGGTTGCCCAACGGTTTGCTCAGGCGGTGGTGGGTGAGGCGGATCCTGCGATCGCGGCGATGGCCCTCGATCGCTTTTCCTAG
- a CDS encoding HAS-barrel domain-containing protein — protein MRLPLPQTTAPSRQPNHIAEVIETATTEFLAQCLEPEALAFSAMPPFGSWVTALDEESGNTVYGVVYHATTSPIDSVHRARALGLSLEDLRQQQPQIFAMLKTEFKAAIVGFRAPDLAGRPQGPIFQHLPPRPPQVHQGVYACSPEAVIEFTEQLDFLRTLLAMGSAPVDSLVAAVLRQGYQLRKLDRSWLVQSGRTLSIFLKDDYDRLRIILGQIYA, from the coding sequence ATGCGCTTACCCCTGCCCCAGACCACGGCTCCATCGCGGCAGCCCAATCACATCGCCGAGGTGATTGAAACCGCCACCACCGAATTTTTGGCCCAGTGCCTAGAGCCTGAGGCGCTGGCGTTTTCGGCCATGCCCCCCTTTGGCAGCTGGGTCACCGCCCTGGATGAGGAATCGGGCAACACCGTCTACGGAGTGGTGTATCACGCCACCACCAGCCCAATCGATTCGGTACACCGGGCGCGGGCGCTGGGGCTGTCGCTCGAAGACCTGCGCCAGCAGCAGCCGCAGATTTTTGCCATGCTCAAGACTGAGTTTAAGGCGGCGATCGTAGGTTTTCGCGCCCCTGATCTGGCCGGGCGACCCCAAGGGCCAATCTTTCAGCACCTGCCGCCCCGGCCGCCCCAGGTTCACCAGGGGGTATACGCCTGCTCTCCTGAAGCAGTGATTGAGTTTACCGAACAGCTCGATTTTTTAAGAACCCTGCTGGCCATGGGTAGCGCCCCGGTAGACAGCCTAGTGGCTGCAGTATTGCGCCAGGGCTATCAACTCCGCAAGCTCGATCGCTCCTGGTTGGTGCAATCTGGCCGCACCCTCAGCATTTTTTTGAAGGATGACTACGATCGCCTGCGTATTATCCTGGGTCAGATCTACGCCTAG
- the recO gene encoding DNA repair protein RecO, whose protein sequence is MSQTYKATGINLKAMPLGETDRLLTILTPEIGLVRAVAPGSRKHQSRLGGRSDLFVINECLVVKGKRLDKLIQAETVRTFPGLSRQLARLTASQYLAEVVLLMALSDSPQSDLFHVFVEHLERLETASSGAVLAALCHGLYHLLALDGVAPEVHRCTLSRVEIVPNLLDPAWRVEFSSEAGGLVKADGATQLGEGQGRYGQPPKRPLLLTATDVALLQQLTKPEILSTLPMGLESQDPQLGKTQQLWARVERLLREYTENYFERPIRSAALVDVCLATL, encoded by the coding sequence ATGAGCCAAACCTACAAAGCCACTGGCATCAACCTCAAGGCCATGCCCCTAGGGGAAACCGATCGCCTGCTCACCATTCTTACCCCTGAGATTGGGCTGGTGCGGGCGGTGGCACCGGGGTCGCGCAAGCACCAGTCGCGGCTGGGCGGCCGCAGCGATCTATTTGTTATCAACGAATGTCTGGTAGTAAAGGGCAAGCGTCTCGACAAGCTCATTCAAGCTGAAACCGTGCGCACCTTTCCTGGACTGAGTCGGCAATTAGCACGGCTGACAGCCAGCCAGTATTTAGCGGAGGTTGTGCTGCTGATGGCCCTCAGTGACTCGCCTCAAAGCGATCTGTTTCATGTCTTTGTAGAACATCTAGAACGACTTGAGACAGCGTCATCCGGGGCAGTGCTGGCGGCCCTGTGCCACGGGCTATATCACCTGCTGGCCCTAGACGGGGTAGCCCCAGAGGTGCATCGCTGTACCCTCAGCCGGGTCGAGATTGTGCCCAATCTGCTCGACCCCGCCTGGCGAGTAGAATTCAGTTCCGAAGCTGGGGGGCTAGTGAAGGCCGACGGAGCCACTCAGCTCGGTGAAGGGCAAGGCCGCTACGGTCAACCCCCCAAGCGACCCTTGCTGCTCACCGCTACCGATGTAGCTCTGCTCCAGCAGCTTACCAAGCCGGAGATTTTGTCTACCCTGCCCATGGGGTTAGAGAGCCAAGATCCCCAACTCGGAAAAACCCAGCAGCTGTGGGCACGAGTCGAGCGGCTTCTGCGAGAATATACTGAGAACTACTTTGAACGTCCCATTCGGTCGGCGGCTTTAGTTGATGTCTGTTTAGCTACCCTTTAA